A stretch of the Photobacterium sp. CCB-ST2H9 genome encodes the following:
- a CDS encoding DUF2069 domain-containing protein, giving the protein MKPMSPSTQNLRYFALTANLSLLLWVALWQSVISPHPHLNNYVVAGMWILPLLLPMKGILEGKPYTHAWANFILMFYFLHALTLLWVDGGERWLALVELGLTIAAFFGNILFARARGRELGNKLKKLSQVEREEREAHGDK; this is encoded by the coding sequence ATGAAACCAATGAGCCCCTCGACCCAGAATCTGCGCTACTTTGCGCTGACCGCGAACCTGTCACTGCTGCTATGGGTTGCACTCTGGCAAAGCGTGATTTCCCCGCACCCGCACCTGAACAACTATGTTGTTGCCGGGATGTGGATACTGCCCTTGCTGTTGCCGATGAAAGGAATTCTGGAGGGGAAACCTTACACGCACGCCTGGGCCAACTTCATCCTGATGTTTTACTTCCTTCATGCCCTGACTCTGTTGTGGGTCGATGGCGGTGAGCGCTGGCTGGCTCTGGTCGAACTGGGACTGACCATTGCTGCTTTCTTCGGCAACATTCTGTTTGCCCGGGCACGCGGACGGGAACTCGGCAACAAGCTGAAGAAACTGTCTCAGGTCGAACGTGAAGAGCGCGAAGCTCACGGCGATAAATAA